A region of the Deinococcus depolymerans genome:
ATCACGGCCATGGGGACCGTGCTGGTCCTGACGGCCGAGCTGGCCGCGCACCCGTTCATTCAGCGTCACGTGGACGAGATGGTCCGGCAGATGGGCGGGGCGGGGGCCGGCATGCGCGAGGACCTGAGCCTGGGCATGCGCCAGACCCTCACGCGGGCGCTGCTGACCGCGCTGCCGCTGGCGCTGCTGGTCGCCACGGCGACCGCCTGGATCGCGGCGCGCCGCGTGACGGCCTCGGTCCGGTCGCTGCAGGCGGGCAGCGCCGCGCTGGCCAGCGGCGAGTACAGCCGCCGACTCCCGGAGTCCGGTCAGGACGAACTGGCCGACCTGGCGCACAGTTTCAACGTCATGGCCGGCACCCTGGCGCGGGTGGAGCAGGGCCGGGTGGACCTGATCGGGAACGTCGCGCACGAGTTGCGTGCGCCGGTGGCGGCTGTCCGCGGGTACGTGGAGGCCACGCAGGACGGCCTGATGAGCAGCCAGGACGCCATGAGTGCCATCCACCGGGAGCTGGGCAGCCTGGAACGCCTGGCGCGCGACCTGAGTCTGGTCAGCCGCGTGGAGGCCGGGCAGGTGGACCTGTGGCCACAGGTGACGGACGCGCGAACGCTGCTGGAGCACGCGCAGCAGCGCTTCGCCCTGCCCTTCGAGGAGCGGGGGGTGACGCTGCGGGTCGGGCCGCTCTCCCCCATCCCGGCCTCCCCCATCCCGGTCTGGACGGACCCGGAACGCGCCGCGCAGATCCTGGGCAACCTGCTGGGCAACGCGCTGCGGCACACGCCGCCGGGTGGGCAGGTGCAGGTCAGCGCGCACGCCCGGGCGGGCCGGGTGCAGATCACGGTGCAGGACACGGGGTGCGGGATCGCGCCGGAGCACCTGGAACGCGTGTTCGAGCGGTTCTTCCGGGCCGACGCGGCCCGCACGCGCGGCGAGGGCAGCGGCGTGGGCCTGACCGTGGCGCGCGGCCTGGCCCGCGCCCTGGGCGGCGACCTGACCGTGCAGTCCACGGTGGGTGAAGGCAGCACGTTCAGCTGGACCCTGCCCGCGCCGGGCGAACGCGACCCCGGCTGAACGGTTCTCCCGGCGTCATACGGATTCCGTCTGTTTCCCTGACAATCCGAGACAGCACCGGGTGGCCAACGCCACGCCCGGAGGGGCGTTTCTCTCCTCCTCTGCGGAGCAGCTCTCCGAGTCGCAGCCGCTCGGATGGAAGGGCCGTTGCAGCCCCTGCAAGCGGAGTCCGTATCAGACCGGGGCGGGACCGAGCAGGCCGGGGTCGTCGAGGAGGGTCTGCACCCGGCCGAAGTACTCGGCGACGTGGCGGCCGTCCATCAGGGCGTGGTGCACCTGCACGGACAGCGGCATGGTCAGCCGCCCGTTCTGCGGCGTGAAGCGCCCGGTCGTGAGGCGCGGAATGGAGTCCGGCGGCGTCAGGGACTGCGCGTGAGTGATGCCGGTGAAGGCCAGCCAGGGCAGGCTGGACAGGTACAGCAGTTCGTCCTGGCCGGGCGTGATGCTGACGTGCGGCTGTTCGCGGCTGGCGCGCAGGGCGTCGGCCGCGCCGCTCAGGAAGGTGGGGGCGTGCGGGCTGTACGGCAGGG
Encoded here:
- a CDS encoding chloramphenicol acetyltransferase, which gives rise to MRILELDTWPRRHHFNLFRTYTQPDFNVTAPVDVTAFHAQVRERGASFMVATTYVLARAANEFQPFRWRIRGEQVVEHDVVHPSVTAAEEHDELFRFCALPYSPHAPTFLSGAADALRASREQPHVSITPGQDELLYLSSLPWLAFTGITHAQSLTPPDSIPRLTTGRFTPQNGRLTMPLSVQVHHALMDGRHVAEYFGRVQTLLDDPGLLGPAPV
- a CDS encoding HAMP domain-containing sensor histidine kinase — protein: MRLFPRLLLSHLAVITAMGTVLVLTAELAAHPFIQRHVDEMVRQMGGAGAGMREDLSLGMRQTLTRALLTALPLALLVATATAWIAARRVTASVRSLQAGSAALASGEYSRRLPESGQDELADLAHSFNVMAGTLARVEQGRVDLIGNVAHELRAPVAAVRGYVEATQDGLMSSQDAMSAIHRELGSLERLARDLSLVSRVEAGQVDLWPQVTDARTLLEHAQQRFALPFEERGVTLRVGPLSPIPASPIPVWTDPERAAQILGNLLGNALRHTPPGGQVQVSAHARAGRVQITVQDTGCGIAPEHLERVFERFFRADAARTRGEGSGVGLTVARGLARALGGDLTVQSTVGEGSTFSWTLPAPGERDPG